TGACGAACTCGCGGCAAGCTGCGGGGAATACCCCCCAGCAGATTCAATATCTGCCTACCGTCAGGCAGGTCGCAAAAGATGCTCGATTCGTTCCAGGTGCTGAAGTAGTTTGGTCCTGGTATCCATGAGCCGGGCATGCGCTTCCCGCTCCTTGGTCACCACCTCCTCCGGCGCCTTCAATAGAAAGTCGGGGTTGTTCAATTTCTTGTCCACCTTTGCACGCTCCTGCTCCACCTTTTCCAGCTCCCGCTGCAGCTTTTGCTGCCGGGCTGCAAAGACCGACAGATCGTCCGCCGGCAGATGCACCTCAATACCGCCTACCAAGGCCACCGCAGCCGGTGAAGGTCGATCCAGGTGCTGGCCGGAGGTGACGTGCTCCGCACGCGTAAGCGCGGCGAGGTACGGCATTACCGCGTCTATCGCCCTGTCGTCATTGTCAGAAGAGGTTCGGAGCACAAGCCGGATCGACTTGTGAGAAGGGATCTCCAGGTCCGAGCGAAGGTCGCGCGTCGCCCGCGTCAAATCCATCAAGAGACCCATCGATCTTTCCGCATTCGCATCCTGCCATCCAGAGTCCGCTGTGGGCCACTCGGCAACCATCAAGCTGGTCCCATGGTGCGGCAGATGATGCCAAATCTCTTCGGTAATAAACGGCATAAACGGATGCAGCAGGCGTAATACGGTATCCAGTCCCAGGCACAGCAGGGCAACCCCGGTGGTTCGACAAGGCTCACCACAGGCCTGCTGCTGCTCCAGGCTTGCATTCGAGGAAAGGCGGGCCTTGACGATCTCTACATACCAGTCGCAGTACTCGTGCCAGACGAACTGGTAGAGCGCCGAAGCGGCCTCATTGAATCGGTACTCTTCCAACGCTTTTGTGACCGACCCGATGAGTTCGTGCAAGCGGCTCAGCAGCCACCGGTCGGCCAGATCGAGGGAGAGGGAGCTTACGGGAGGAAGGGAACCTTCCAGGAGCGGCAGGTGCCGGGCGAGAAACTGATTGGCGTTCCACAGCTTATTGCAAAAATGGCGATACCCCTCGATCCGCTCCTCCGAGAGCCGGATGTCACGACCTTGTGCGGCAAGCGCGGCCAGGGTGAATCGGAACGCATCGGCGCCATATTTGTCGATGATATCGAGGGGGTCGATCACATTCCCCTTCGACTTTGACATCTTCTGCCCTTCAGCATCGCGCACCAGGGCATGAATATAGACCTCCCTGAACGGGACATCCCCCCTGAACTTGAGTCCCATCATCATCATCCTGGCGACCCAGAAGAAGATGATGTCAAAGCTGGTAACCAGGGTCGCGGTGGGATAGAAGCGTGTGAGCAGATTGCTCTGCTTTGGCCATCCCATCGTAGAGAAGGGCCAGAGGGCCGACGAGAACCAGGTATCGAGCACATCGGGATCTCTAACCAGCGCGTGCGCGCCGCATCGAGGGCAGGCCGTCGGCTCCGGCGAGGCCACAATCGGTTGGGCGTCGCGGTGGATCCTGAGCACCTCCTCCCCCTCGGTGGTCGTGCCCGTCCCAGCCGCTCTTCCTGCGAACAGGATATTGTCCCCGTCGCACCGCCGACAGTACCAGACCGGGATCTGGTGTCCCCACCACAGTTGGCGCGAGATGCACCAGTCCTTGAGATTCCGCATCCAGGCAAAGTAGGTGTTCTCCCAATGCTCCGGGACAAACCTGGTCCTTCCCTCCTCCACCGCCAGGATGGCCGGCTCTGCCAGCGGTTTCACGCTCACGAACCATTGCGTCGAGAGGAATGGCTCCACCACCGTCCTGCACCGGTAGCACTTTCCAACCGCATGCAGGTGGTCTTCGACCTTCACGAGCAAGCCCCGCTCCTGCAGCCAGCGCACCACGATCTCGCGAGCCCGCCCCACCTCGACGCCCTTGATTTCGTGATAGAGGGCAGGATCTATCTGTGCCTCATCCGCGCAGCCCGATATTCTTCCTGTTTCATCGAGGAGCGCGATCCGCGGCAGTTGGTGTCGCTCCCCTGCCTCGAAGTCGTTAAAGTCGTGTGCCGGGGTGATCTTCACAGCACCGGTACCAAACTCCCGATCCACAAGGACCGGATCGCCCACCACGGGAATGGTTCGCCCGGTCAGCGGGAGCCTCACCTGACAGCCAATCAATCGATTGTACCGCGGGTCGTCCGGGTGAACGGCGACGGCGGTGTCTCCCAGCATCGTCTCAGGCCGAGTGGTTGCTACGGTGAGGGTTGTCGCAGGATCATCCACTAGCGGATAGGCAATGTGATAGAGAAAGCCTTTTGTGTCTTCGTGCTCCACCTCGATATCTGAGAGCGCGGTCCGGCAGCGGGGACACCAGTTGATCAGCCGCTCGCCTCGGTAGATCAGCCCCTCGTCGTACAACCGCACGAACACCTCACGGACCGCCTGCTGGCGATCTTCGTCCATGGTGAAACATTCCCGTTCCCAGTCGCAGGACACACCCAGTCGCTTGAGCTGGCGGATGATGGTCCCGCCGGATTCCGCCTTCCACCGCCAAACACGGTCCACGAACCCAGTGCGGCCAAGATCCTCTCGCCCACGCCCCTCTTCCTGGAGCTGTCGCTCAACGACGTTTTGGGTCGCGATGCCCGCATGGTCGGTGCCAGGTATCCAGAGGGCGTTATACCCTTGCATCCGTCGCCATCGTATCAGGATATCCTGGAGGGTATTATTCATGGCGTGGCCGATATGTAAGAAGCCGGTGATATTGGGCGGGGGCATTACAATGGCAAACGGCGGCTTCGGCAAGGACTCATCGACCTTGCTGTAGCCAGCCTCCTCCCAGACTTTAGCCCAGTGCTCTTCAATCCCGTGCGGATCGTATCCGGCTTTCTTCACGCGTGGCATCTCAGGTTCTGTCATCAATTCCACCCCTTAACGGGAAGTTTTACTCCAGCGCAGTGTCCCAGAAATCTCTTTGCTCTGATTGTCATTCCGGACTTGATAAGCCTGCCCCGTGCTTGATACGGGGGAATCCAGTCGTTCCATGCTGGATTCCCGCTCCCGGCTTACAACGTACCGGGACGGGCTTCGCGGGAATACCCCATGCGCCTGCGGCACGCCAATGCGCATGAAAGCCCGGACCCCTCACCCCCCACCTGTATCCTCCCCCTCAAGGGGGGAGGAGGTCGCGTGAGGTGTCCCTTCCCTTCAAGGGGGAGGAATCTACGCAGGCTGTCCCTTCCCCCCAGGTGGGGGAAGGTGAGGATGGGGGGGACTTTCTGGGCAATGACGGCCCCGAAATCACTGTAAAGAAGCATTGGGGGCACTACACTACCAGTCGAACTACAGATCGCTCCTCATCGTCGAGTCGGATATTAACAAAAATGGCGCGCGACAAGCAACCAGTGCGTTGGGTCGCTACCCGACAACCGTATACCGGCGGATGTCTGGATCGGCAACGGTCAGCTCCGGCAACCTGGAACGAGCGTTTCTTAGATGTGCCGACTGCAAGTGCGCATCAAGATCTGCCCCGCTGCTCCACTCTTCTACAAACGTGAAATCTGTCGGATCGGTCGTGTTCTGGAGCAATTCGTAGGTCACGCACCCCGGCTCCCTGCGCGTGGGCTCGATCAGGCCCCGTAGCAACGTCCGAAGCTCGTCTTCCTTTCCGGAACGCGCCACGATGCGCGCAACCACTTGCACAGCTTGTTCCAGCATTGCAAACACTCCTTCCTCAACTGACCTCACGCCTGCTCTATCTGACGACCAATGTCACCTACATTGCCGGTCTATTCTGTCCCTGATGTTCCCGGTTGCTACAAGTATAGTTGGGACAGCAACTTTTCATAATCTCCGTGTGAGCCAATCCAAAACCATACGACTTCGTTCCCAGCTCTCTGGCCTACAACACGATAGCCCTTGCTTACACGAGCCGAGTTGATTGGAATACTCGGGTGTACCTGCTTGAAACGTAAGCTTGGATGCCAGTGATCCTACTTGAATTGCCGGTAGCTCTCTCGCGCCTGATTCTGAATCTGTTTTGGTAATGTCGTGAATGCCTTGCGGAAGCTAGCTGTTGTTTTTGGACCTCATGGGGCGTCAGGATCGAGTTCTTCGGTTTTACCTGCCCTATCTTCCGCCATTGCCTCTTGTGCGAGCTTGGCGAGTGCATCCTGAGAGCGAGCAAATGCTTTTTCCCAACGTGCCTCGTCCTCAAGCTCTTCAAGTATAAGGGCAGCAATAGCGTCCTGCTCGAGGTCAGGTAACTTTCTTACCTTTTCTACTGCACGCTCAAGAAGCTTAGTCATCGTATCACCCCTTCCCAAAACTTTTACGCCGCACCCTCTTCTTATAGGATATTCCGCGCGTATTAGTAT
The window above is part of the Candidatus Methylomirabilis limnetica genome. Proteins encoded here:
- a CDS encoding valine--tRNA ligase — protein: MTEPEMPRVKKAGYDPHGIEEHWAKVWEEAGYSKVDESLPKPPFAIVMPPPNITGFLHIGHAMNNTLQDILIRWRRMQGYNALWIPGTDHAGIATQNVVERQLQEEGRGREDLGRTGFVDRVWRWKAESGGTIIRQLKRLGVSCDWERECFTMDEDRQQAVREVFVRLYDEGLIYRGERLINWCPRCRTALSDIEVEHEDTKGFLYHIAYPLVDDPATTLTVATTRPETMLGDTAVAVHPDDPRYNRLIGCQVRLPLTGRTIPVVGDPVLVDREFGTGAVKITPAHDFNDFEAGERHQLPRIALLDETGRISGCADEAQIDPALYHEIKGVEVGRAREIVVRWLQERGLLVKVEDHLHAVGKCYRCRTVVEPFLSTQWFVSVKPLAEPAILAVEEGRTRFVPEHWENTYFAWMRNLKDWCISRQLWWGHQIPVWYCRRCDGDNILFAGRAAGTGTTTEGEEVLRIHRDAQPIVASPEPTACPRCGAHALVRDPDVLDTWFSSALWPFSTMGWPKQSNLLTRFYPTATLVTSFDIIFFWVARMMMMGLKFRGDVPFREVYIHALVRDAEGQKMSKSKGNVIDPLDIIDKYGADAFRFTLAALAAQGRDIRLSEERIEGYRHFCNKLWNANQFLARHLPLLEGSLPPVSSLSLDLADRWLLSRLHELIGSVTKALEEYRFNEAASALYQFVWHEYCDWYVEIVKARLSSNASLEQQQACGEPCRTTGVALLCLGLDTVLRLLHPFMPFITEEIWHHLPHHGTSLMVAEWPTADSGWQDANAERSMGLLMDLTRATRDLRSDLEIPSHKSIRLVLRTSSDNDDRAIDAVMPYLAALTRAEHVTSGQHLDRPSPAAVALVGGIEVHLPADDLSVFAARQQKLQRELEKVEQERAKVDKKLNNPDFLLKAPEEVVTKEREAHARLMDTRTKLLQHLERIEHLLRPA
- a CDS encoding putative quinol monooxygenase; the encoded protein is MLEQAVQVVARIVARSGKEDELRTLLRGLIEPTRREPGCVTYELLQNTTDPTDFTFVEEWSSGADLDAHLQSAHLRNARSRLPELTVADPDIRRYTVVG